In Oenanthe melanoleuca isolate GR-GAL-2019-014 chromosome 9, OMel1.0, whole genome shotgun sequence, the following are encoded in one genomic region:
- the LOC130256720 gene encoding uncharacterized protein LOC130256720: MKRMRSSFPCSCFPEESLQAMPCGTHRPVRSSSSTARAPLESGAAAGAPLSPAPGALLPPVPTRSVRSAQGSGGGSRLPPGAVRSSYRSERRSRRRSGAAAAARPARPRPPPRAGAVLDLGEEGVAQAKQARGQVALAAGEGGGGDAGGGADGPRLREPLHEPRAGEQQQQRSQQRHGRRSRETRRPHTREVPRTPPRRARESPAAPRHWLRARRARGACAGRGKAPRGGRTRWCRSVRCWAQPGRAVLGWAGLERAGHGSAAMSFSGTLSILRSDSYAELSQYRDQHFRGTRYDQERLLRKSCTLYVGNLSFYTTEEQIHELFGKSGDIKKVIMGLDKVKKTACGFCFVEYYARGDAENAMRYINGTRLDDRIIRTDWDAGFKEGRQYGRGRSGGQVRDEYRQDYDAGRGGYGKTVQCQ, translated from the exons ATGAAACGGATGAGGAGCAGCTTCCCGTGTTCATGCTTTCCCGAGGAGTCTCTCCAGGCCATGCCATGTGGAACGCACCGTCCAGTCCGCAGCTCGTCATCCACAGCTCGGGCACCGCTGGAGTCCGGAGCGGCTGCCGGGGCCCCGCTGTCACCAGCGCCCGGGGCCCTTCTCCCGCCGGTTCCAACGCGCTCCGTGCGCTCGGCGCAGGGAAGCGGCGGCGGTTCCCGTCTCCCCCCGGGCGCTGTCCGCAGCTCCTACCGCTCGGAGCGGCGATCACGGCGCCGATCCGGGGCGGccgccgcggcccggcccgcgcgGCCACGGCCACCCCCGCGCGCGGGCGCCGTCCTTGATCTCGGCGAGGAAGGCGTCGCGCAGGCGAAGCAGGCGCGGGGCCAGGTCGCGCTGGCCGCGGGTGAGGGCGGCGGCGGTGacgcgggcggcggcgcggaTGGGCCGCGACTCCGAGAGCCGCTCCACGAGCCGCGGGCTGGAGAGCAACAGCAGCAGCGCTCGCAGCAGCGCCATGGCCGCCGCTCTCGCGAGACCCGGCGCCCCCACACTCGAGAGGTGCCGCGCACCCCGCCCCGCCGAGCTCGCGAGAGCCCCGCAGCGCCCCGCCATTGGCTGCGCGCCCGGCGAGCGCGGGGCGCGTGCGCGGGGCGCGGGAAGGCGCCGAGAGGCGGCCGGACCCGGTGGTGTCGGTCCGTGCGGTGCTGGGCacagccgggccgggccgtgctgGGTTGGGCTGGCCTCGAACGGGCCGGGCACGGCAGCGCCGCCATGAGCTTCAGCGGGACCCTGAGCATCCTGCGCAGCGACTCCTACGCCGAGCTTAGCCAGTACCGGGACCAGCATTTCCGG GGGACGCGGTACGACCAGGAGCGGCTGCTGAGGAAGAGCTGCACGCTGTACGTGGGGAACCTCTCCTTCTACACCACGGAGGAGCAGATCCACGAGCTCTTCGGCAAGAGCGGCGACATCAAGAAGGTCATCATGGGGCTGGACAAAGTGAAGAAAACCGCCTGCGGCTTCTGCTTCGTGGA GTATTATGCCAGAGGAGATGCTGAAAATGCAATGCGATACATCAACGGGACCAGACTTGATGACAGGATCATAAGGACAGACTGGGATGCAGGATTTAAGGAGGGTAGGCAGTATGGCCGTGGAAGATCAGGGGGGCAG GTCCGAGATGAGTATCGGCAAGACTATGATGCTGGAAGAGGTGGCTATGGCAAAACTGTTCAGTGCCAGTGA
- the PIGZ gene encoding GPI mannosyltransferase 4: MVARALWALLAALRAGWCLLPQSGYLHPDEFFQAPEVMAGDILNLQVYYPWEFLSSSPCRTVVFPLMTSGVMYWLIKSLQQLDICSSCINSYTLLVSPRLLFTIFSFILDYSVYRLASFWEADPWKALVLLAGSYVTLVFYTRTFTNTLEGLLFALLMVLVSSRKSSGSSAEPTSSSLIGIVTTAGFFNRPTFLAFALMPLLYWAGLIVDSQKSIKTLINHFLKFILCACFTAFVFITADTFYFTSVSLDNLYSTNKSNLIEAIVQLHDKMVITPFNFLSYNLNPHNLALHGSHPRVTHFTVNGLMLFGILHILAIGAGFKMLKKYICHLMLVRWCYRGLPGLLVHPEGSPTLLLFYFVPLAFLSLFSHQEPRFLIPLILPLVLFSASPNRVVKWKLLIVLFNLLGALLFGCLHQGGLIPCLFHLEQLIHSPASSSHPQHYTLLFAHTYMPPRSLLNIKKTDAHVEVIDMAGAGEEALCQTVEQRASNFTCSDCHIFIIIPGTVRDTITKCGVPFKNETLIFPHLSMEDPPQISVLSSGNWRSQLGLYILELNRDHQSL, encoded by the exons ATGGTGGCGCGGGCGCTGTGGGCGCTGCTggcggcgctgcgggcgggCTGGTGCCTCCTGCCGCAGAGCGGGTACCTCCATCCCGACGAGTTCTTCCAGGCGCCCGAGGTCATGGCAG GAGATATTTTAAACCTTCAGGTCTATTATCCATGGGAGttcctttccagctctccttgCAGAACAGTTGTTTTCCCATTAATGACATCAGGAGTTATGTACTGGCTGATCAAATCTTTGCAGCAGTTGGACATATGTTCAAGTTGCATCAACAGCTACACTCTCCTTGTATCTCCTCGCCTGCTCTTTACAATCTTTTCTTTCATACTCGACTATAGTGTTTATCGATTGGCCTCTTTCTGGGAAGCAGATCCATGGAAAGCGCTGGTACTTCTTGCTGGATCGTATGTCACGCTGGTGTTTTATACAAGAACATTTACCAACACACTCGAAGGACTTCTCTTTGCTCTTCTCATGGTACTGGTTTCTTCAAGGAAGTCCAgtggcagctcagcagagcctaCAAGCAGCTCTCTCATAGGCATCGTAACAACTGCTGGGTTTTTCAACAGGCCAACCTTTCTGGCATTTGCTCTAATGCCCCTGCTTTACTGGGCTGGTTTAATTGTTGACTCTCAAAAGAGCATTAAAACTCTCATAAACCACTTTTTGAAGTTTATCCTATGTGCATGTTTTACCGCTTTTGTTTTCATAACTGCTGACACCTTCTATTTTACCTCTGTGAGCTTAGACAACCTCTACAGCACTAACAAGAGCAACCTAATTGAAGCAATAGTTCAATTACATGACAAAATGGTAATAACCCCCTTCAATTTTCTCAGCTATAATCTTAATCCTCATAATCTTGCACTGCATGGAAGTCACCCACGAGTTACACATTTTACAGTCAATGGACTAATGTTGTTTGGGATCTTACATATTCTGGCCATTGGTGCTGGCTTTAAAATGCTTAAGAAATATATCTGTCACTTAATGCTGGTCAGATGGTGTTACCGTGGGCTGCCTGGGCTGTTGGTGCATCCTGAGGGCAGTCCAAcattgctgctgttttattttgttcctcTGGCATTTCTCTCCCTGTTCAGTCACCAGGAGCCTCGGTTTCTCATCCCTCTCATCCTGCCGTTGGTGCTGTTCAGTGCATCACCAAACAGAGTTGTGAAATGGAAACTCCTCATTGTTCTGTTCAACCTTCTGGGGGCACTTCTGTTTGGGTGCTTACACCAGGGAGGGCTCATTCCCTGTTTGTTTCACTTGGAGCAGCTCATCCATTCCCCAGCGTCCTCAAGCCACCCGCAGCACTACACTCTGCTCTTTGCACACACCTACATGCCTCCAAGGTCTCTGCTCAATATCAAGAAGACAGATGCGCATGTGGAAGTCATTGacatggctggggctggagaagaAGCCCTCTGCCAGACAGTAGAGCAGCGAGCAAGCAACTTTACCTGCAGTGACTGTCATATCTTTATTATAATCCCTGGTACAGTCAGAGACACAATTACAAAATGTGGTGTCCCATTCAAGAACGAGACTTTGATATTTCCTCACTTATCAATGGAAGACCCACCACAAATATCTGTCCTATCCAGTGGAAATTGGAGGAGTCAGTTAGGACTTTACATACTTGAACTAAACAGAGATCATCAGAGCCTTTAG